A single Klebsiella variicola DNA region contains:
- the tyrP gene encoding tyrosine transporter TyrP yields MKNRTLGSILIVAGTTIGAGMLAMPLAAAGVGFAVTLGLLFTLWALMCYTALLLLEVYQHVPADMGLGSLAARYLGRYGQWVTGFCMLFLLYALTAAYISGAGELLASSLNQWLDWQLPPAAGVLLFTALGGAVVCIGTSLVDLFNRFLFSAKIIFLVIMLALLMPHIHQVNLLTLPVEQGLALSAIPVIFTSFGFHGSVPSIVSYLGGDIRKLRRVFIIGSFIPLVAYIFWQLATLGSINPPAFTALLAKNAGLNGLLEAIREVVASPHVELAVHLFADLALATSFLGVSLGLFDYLADVFQRKNSVSGRLQSGAITFLPPVAFALFYPRGFVMALGYAGVALAVLALMLPALLAMKSRRQHPQAAWRVVGGAPALWLVLLCGIGIVAIQFSIVAGLLPAVG; encoded by the coding sequence GTGAAAAACCGCACTCTGGGCAGTATTTTAATCGTAGCTGGCACCACTATCGGTGCAGGAATGTTGGCGATGCCCTTGGCCGCCGCCGGCGTCGGGTTTGCCGTCACGCTGGGTTTACTTTTCACCTTGTGGGCGTTGATGTGCTATACCGCCCTGTTGCTGCTGGAAGTCTACCAGCACGTGCCTGCTGACATGGGGCTTGGTTCCCTGGCCGCACGCTATCTGGGCCGTTACGGGCAGTGGGTAACCGGGTTCTGCATGCTGTTTCTGCTGTATGCCCTCACGGCGGCCTATATCAGTGGCGCCGGTGAATTGCTCGCCTCCAGCCTCAACCAGTGGCTGGACTGGCAGCTGCCGCCGGCGGCCGGCGTACTGTTATTTACGGCGCTGGGCGGGGCGGTGGTGTGCATCGGTACCTCGCTGGTCGACTTATTCAATCGCTTCCTGTTCAGCGCCAAAATCATCTTTCTGGTGATTATGCTGGCGCTACTGATGCCGCATATTCATCAGGTCAATCTGTTGACGCTGCCGGTTGAGCAAGGCCTGGCCCTGTCCGCCATTCCGGTGATCTTTACCTCCTTTGGTTTTCACGGCAGTGTGCCGAGCATCGTCAGCTATCTTGGCGGCGATATCCGTAAACTGCGCCGGGTATTTATTATCGGCAGCTTTATTCCGCTGGTGGCTTATATTTTCTGGCAGCTGGCGACGCTGGGGAGTATCAACCCTCCCGCTTTTACCGCGCTGCTGGCCAAAAACGCCGGTCTGAACGGTCTGCTGGAGGCGATCCGCGAAGTGGTGGCGTCGCCGCACGTGGAGCTGGCCGTGCACCTGTTTGCCGACCTCGCGCTGGCGACCTCATTCCTCGGCGTCTCGCTCGGCTTGTTTGATTACCTGGCCGATGTGTTTCAACGCAAAAACAGCGTCAGCGGACGTCTGCAGAGCGGCGCGATCACCTTCCTGCCGCCGGTGGCGTTCGCCCTGTTCTATCCCCGCGGTTTTGTTATGGCCCTGGGCTACGCCGGGGTGGCACTCGCCGTGCTGGCCCTGATGTTGCCTGCCCTGCTGGCAATGAAGAGCCGCCGACAACATCCGCAGGCTGCCTGGCGGGTGGTCGGCGGCGCGCCGGCGCTGTGGCTGGTTCTGCTGTGCGGGATCGGTATTGTGGCGATTCAGTTCAGTATCGTCGCCGGACTGCTGCCTGCGGTGGGATAA
- a CDS encoding YecH family metal-binding protein gives MSSIHGHEVLQMMLASGESWTVASLEAAIRRRFGEEARFHTCSAENLSAAELVAFLEKKGKFIAREEGFTTAENKICRH, from the coding sequence ATGTCTTCTATTCATGGTCATGAAGTTTTACAGATGATGCTCGCCTCGGGTGAGTCCTGGACGGTCGCCTCGCTGGAGGCCGCCATTCGCCGCCGCTTTGGCGAAGAGGCGCGGTTTCACACCTGTTCAGCAGAGAATCTAAGCGCCGCAGAGCTGGTGGCGTTTTTAGAGAAAAAAGGCAAATTTATTGCCAGAGAGGAAGGTTTTACTACCGCAGAAAATAAGATTTGCCGGCATTAA
- the ftnA gene encoding non-heme ferritin: protein MLKTEMIDKLNEQMNLELYSSLLYQQMSAWCSYHSFEGAAAFLRRHAQEEMTHMQRLFDYLTDTGSLPRINAIASPFAEYASLDELFRQTYEHEQLITQKINELAHAAMTSQDYPTFNFLQWYVSEQHEEEKLFKSVIDKLTLVGKSGEGLYFIDKELATLDTQN from the coding sequence ATGCTGAAAACGGAAATGATCGACAAACTGAATGAACAGATGAATCTTGAACTTTATTCTTCTCTTCTTTATCAGCAGATGAGCGCCTGGTGCAGTTACCACAGTTTTGAAGGGGCTGCGGCCTTCCTGCGTCGCCATGCCCAGGAAGAGATGACCCATATGCAGCGCCTGTTCGACTACCTGACCGACACCGGTAGCCTGCCGCGCATCAACGCGATCGCCTCCCCGTTTGCCGAATATGCCTCACTGGACGAGCTGTTCCGCCAGACCTATGAGCACGAGCAGCTGATCACGCAAAAAATTAATGAACTGGCGCACGCCGCCATGACCAGTCAGGATTACCCGACCTTTAATTTCCTGCAGTGGTATGTCTCTGAACAGCACGAAGAAGAGAAATTATTTAAATCGGTGATTGATAAACTGACCCTCGTTGGAAAAAGTGGCGAAGGTCTGTACTTTATCGATAAAGAACTGGCGACCCTCGACACACAGAATTAA
- a CDS encoding RpiB/LacA/LacB family sugar-phosphate isomerase, protein MKIALMMENSQANKNAIILKELSAVADEKGFPVFNVGMSDEHDHHLTYIHLGIMASILLNSKAVDFVVTGCGTGQGALMSLNIHPGVVCGYCIDPADAFLFAQINNGNALSLPFAKGFGWGAELNVRFIFEKAFTGRNGEGYPPERKEPQVRNAGILNQVKAAVVKENYLDTLRAIDPELVKTAVSGPRFQQCFFENCQDKAIEAFVRQIVG, encoded by the coding sequence ATGAAGATTGCACTGATGATGGAGAACAGCCAGGCGAACAAAAACGCCATCATCCTTAAGGAGCTTAGCGCCGTTGCTGACGAAAAAGGATTCCCGGTGTTCAACGTCGGCATGAGCGATGAGCACGATCATCATCTGACCTACATTCACCTCGGGATCATGGCCAGCATCCTGCTGAATTCGAAAGCGGTCGACTTCGTGGTCACCGGCTGCGGTACCGGTCAGGGGGCGCTGATGTCGCTGAATATTCACCCGGGCGTGGTCTGCGGCTACTGTATCGATCCGGCGGACGCGTTCCTGTTTGCTCAGATCAACAATGGTAATGCGCTGTCGCTGCCGTTTGCCAAAGGTTTCGGCTGGGGCGCGGAGCTGAATGTACGCTTTATCTTTGAAAAAGCGTTTACCGGCCGCAACGGCGAAGGCTATCCGCCGGAGCGCAAAGAGCCGCAGGTACGAAATGCCGGGATCCTCAACCAGGTTAAAGCGGCAGTGGTAAAAGAAAACTATCTCGACACCCTGCGCGCCATCGATCCGGAGCTGGTGAAAACCGCGGTATCCGGCCCACGCTTCCAGCAGTGCTTCTTCGAAAACTGTCAGGATAAAGCCATCGAAGCCTTCGTTCGCCAGATCGTCGGTTAA